One window of the Trifolium pratense cultivar HEN17-A07 linkage group LG2, ARS_RC_1.1, whole genome shotgun sequence genome contains the following:
- the LOC123906499 gene encoding gibberellin-regulated protein 14-like has protein sequence MLKKMASKSILFLGIFLVVATNVFSNDDEDLNIVVNYANPSAVSIAAAKAPPQAKAPTQPPPSQPSVTPLAPSPTSIVKSPKDCIPLCFQRCKFHLLKRLCVRSCMICCDRCKCVPPGHYGNRKACGKCYSDMKTLRNRFRCP, from the exons ATGCTAAAGAAAATGGCTTCTAAATCCATTCTTTTTCTAGGCATTTTTCTTGTGGTGGCCACTAAT GTTTTTTCGAATGATGATGAAGATCTGAATATAGTG GTGAACTATGCAAATCCTTCGGCTGTTTCTATTGCAGCCGCCAAAGCACCTCCACAAGCCAAAGCACCCACTCAACCACCACCATCTCAGCCATCAGTTACTCCACTAGCTCCATCACCAACTTCAATAGTCAAATCACCTAAGG ATTGTATTCCACTATGTTTCCAAAGGTGCAAATTCCATTTATTGAAGAGATTGTGTGTGAGATCATGCATGATCTGTTGTGATCGCTGTAAATGTGTCCCTCCAGGACATTATGGTAACAGAAAAGCATGTGGTAAATGTTACTCAGATATGAAAACTCTTCGCAACAGATTCAGGTGTCCATAG